A window of Panicum virgatum strain AP13 chromosome 8K, P.virgatum_v5, whole genome shotgun sequence contains these coding sequences:
- the LOC120646175 gene encoding peroxidase 5-like yields MAKRWCLRFATLLAALLSATAACLDVGFYDRTCPSAEAIVQQTVAAAFRNDSGVAPALIRMHFHDCFVRGCDGSVLIDSTTNPNNTAEKDAAPNNPSLRFFDVIDRAKAALEAQCPGVVSCADILALAARDSVELAGGLAYELPAGRRDGLISREADALSDLPPPFFNATQLADSFASKGLTVEDLVVLSGAHSIGVSHCSSFAGVPNNPADRLYNFSSPDNIDPALSNAYAFLLKSICPFFSSQFVPTTTTFMDLITLTKLDNKYYVGLSNNLGLFISDAALLTNATMKALVDSFAQSEATWKAKFARSMLKMGQTQVLTGTQGEIRRNCRVVNPPNATATAGSHQVVAESGSSGFNNGVAAE; encoded by the exons ATGGCGAAGCGCTGGTGCCTTCGCTTCGCCACGCTCCTGGCGGCTCTCCTctcggccaccgccgcctgccTCGACGTCGGCTTCTACGACAGGACGTGCCCGTCCGCCGAGGCCATCGTGCAGCAAACAGTCGCCGCCGCATTCAGGAACGACTCCGGCGTCGCTCCGGCGCTGATCCGCATGCacttccacgactgcttcgtcAGA GGCTGCGACGGCTCGGTTCTGATCGACTCGACGACGAATCCGAACAACACGGCGGAGAAGGACGCGGCGCCCAACAACCCGAGCCTCCGGTTCTTCGACGTGATCGACCGCGCCAAGGCGGCCCTGGAGGCGCAGTGCCCCGGCGTGGTCTCCTGCGCCGACATCCTGGCCTTGGCGGCCCGGGACagcgtcgagctcgccggcggcctcgcctACGAGCTGCCTGCCGGACGCCGCGACGGCCTGATATCCCGCGAGGCTGACGCGCTCAGCGACCTGCCCCCGCCGTTCTTCAACGCCACCCAGCtggcagacagcttcgcctccAAGGGCCTCACCGTCGAGGACTTGGTCGTCCTCTCCGGCGCCCACTCCATCGGCGTCTCGCACTGCAGTAGCTTCGCCGGTGTCCCCAACAACCCCGCCGACCGTCTCTACAACTTCAGCTCACCTGACAAT ATTGATCCGGCACTGAGCAACGCCTACGCATTCCTGCTCAAGAGTATCTGCCCGTTCTTCAGCAGCCAGTTCGTCCCGACGACGACTACGTTCATGGACCTCATCACACTGACCAAGCTCGACAACAAGTACTACGTCGGCCTGAGCAACAACCTGGGCCTCTTCATATCGGACGCGGCGCTGCTGACCAACGCGACGATGAAGGCTCTCGTCGACTCCTTCGCGCAGAGCGAGGCGACATGGAAGGCCAAGTTCGCCAGGTCCATGCTCAAGATGGGGCAGACCCAAGTGCTGACCGGGACACAGGGAGAGATCAGGCGCAACTGCAGGGTCGTCAACCCTCCCAACGCCACTGCCACCGCTGGCAGTCATCAGGTTGTTGCCGAATCAGGTTCTTCGGGATTCAATAATGGAGTGGCTGCAGAGTGA